The sequence AAATTCATAGTCGCCGCCGTGCAGATACTCCACCAGCACGCTTGCCATCGCCGCCTGCAATCCGTGGAACGTTCCTTTCCCCAGCGCGTCGATTCCGTGGCTGATCAGGTGCTCCGCGCCGCTTGACGGACGCGTGTTTCCGCTTATATTCATGGCCAGCCCCGAAAGCACAATCGATTCCGCGAGCTGCGTCAAAAAGGCAATATCGTCAAGGCTGGGTTCCGTGTACTGTAAAATCGCCCGTACCGCCGTTCCCGAAATAATGTATGCAAAGTCATCCATTTTAGCTTTGCCCGCGCGTACCGCGATTTCCCAGTCCCGCAGCGCGGTGATATTGGAAATCAGGTCGCCCAATCCCGCAATAATCATGTTGCGGGGAGCTTTGCTGATAATATCCATGTCCATAATAATATAGGAAGGGATCTGGCAATCGAGGCTCCTGACCTCTCCGTGGTCGCAGCGCAATACTGCAATCGGGGATGCAACGCCGTCGTGCGAAATAGACGTCGGTATGCTCACGAAAGGCCGCTTAGACATAGTGGACGCATATTTCCCCACGTCCAGCACCTTGCCGCCGCCCATTGCAATGACCGCGTCAAGGTCGCGGTTGACGATATAATACGCCATCAGCAGGGCTTCCCGCAGACTTCCCGCATGCACGAATTCCCGCTTAATATCCCTACAGTAAGAAGACAGGTTTTCGTACACATCGTTTCCGTAAAGCGCATCCACGGTCTTATCTACAATGAGCATCACCCTGTCCGTCGGCTTTAAAAACTCTTTCAGCTTCTGGTATAATATCCCGCTCCCTATTTTTACGCCATCCGGCACTGCAAAAGTATTGATATTTCTCACGCCCCTCTTTACGAATGTGATTCATCCCCAAATACAAGGAAAAGGCCTTTTCCTGCAAGACCTTTTCCTAGTATACATGATATTCAGTAAAAATTCAAAAACTATCTACAGATTTTCGGACATCATCAGGAACTCGTCGTACATATCTTTTTTGAAGACCAGCTCCTTTTTCAGCGCCTCGTCAATATCCTCGTCGATCGTCTTGTTGTCGCAAATGCCTACTACCCTGTTGCCGATGCCCCGACTTAACAACTGTACTGCGCGCACGCCCATCTGCGTCGCGCGAATACGGTCTGCCGCGCTGGGCGTACCGCCGCGCTGCGTGTAACCCAGCACGATCGCCTTGGCGTCAAGGTTTGCTTTGGCGCGCATATAGTTTGCGACCGCCTCGCCCTTGCCCGCGCCTTCCGCAATCAGTATGATGCTCGTCATCTTACCCTTGATACGGTCGCTCATGATTTTTTCGCAGATATGGTCAATATCAAATTCCACTTCCGGAATGATAATATGCTCCGCGCCGCCGGCAATACCGGCATAAAGCGCAATATCTCCGCATTTATTGCCCATAACCTCGATCACGCCCACGCGTTCGTGAGAATTCATCGTGTCACGGATCTTGGACATTTCGCTGGTCACGCCGTTGACCGTCGTATCGAAGCCGATCGTATAATCCGTATACGCCAGGTCGTTGTCGATCGTTCCTGGAATACCGATGGTCGGCACGCCCAGATGCGAAAGCACCTTTGCGCCTTGGAACGAACCGTCCCCGCCGATCACAACCACGCCTGAAATATCAAACGCCTTGATGACCTTGAGCGCCTTTTGCTGTCCTTCCGATGTTTTGAACTCTTCACACCGGGCCGTCTTTAAGATCGTACCGCCCTCTTCGACGATACCGTCCACATCCTCCGTCTTGATACGCTCAACGCGGCCCTCGATCAGTCCTGCATATCCTTTTTTAATGCCCATAACCGAAAACCCCGCAGCATCCGCAGCCATAACTACGCTGCGGATACCGGCGTTCATGCCCGGCGTATCCCCTCCGCTTGTCAAAATACCAATTCTTTTTTTCATCACACTACCACCATATATAAAAATATAAACCTAGACCTCTTCATCTCCTGAAAAGATTTCACCATGCTTTGTCAGTATCCGCGCTTTTCCGGAGATCTTGATTGCAGAAATATTATCGGTAAACTGGGCGAGCAGAACATCCCCCGCCGTCAGCTTTTCCGTATGCTGCAGGCGCGTGTCCTTGCCGCGTGTCATACCGATCACGTTAACGCCGCTTTCAAGCGCCTTGATCACGACATACTCTTCCGTACTCTTATCGCTTATGTCCATACCATATTATCCCTTAAGACGCTTACATTACTAAACTACAATACAGTTAATATTTTATCAAACACACTTCTGAAATACAATAACATTTGTAAAATTTTCGGATTTTAGTACAACTATTTCCGTATCTTACACCCCGCTACTTTACAACGACATTTTCCGCCCCGAGATACCCTTTCAGCTCGTCCAGGAGGTCCGCGCGGTAAGCTACGCTGCGCCCGCCTGTCAGCTTATACTTCTGCCCTGTCTTTTCCACATACACGACCACGCTGCTGTTTCCCGGATAACGGCTTGTGATATGGACCAGCCCGTCTACATCGCACGGCGTATCCTGCGCAATTTTTACGTAAAGCTGTTTGCCTTCAAAAAAAGCATCGTCCGGTACAAAAGCGCTGATCTTCTCCGCCACAAGCTCGATACCGCTTTGCGCGCTTACAGTGATTTTTCCGCTTACCACTACGATGCTATCGTTATGGATCAACGATTCCGCATCCGCAAAGACATTGGGAAAGGCAATGACGCCGATCTGCGCATAAAGGTCCTCTAAGACGATATTCGCCATCATCTTCTTTTGCTTGGTCGGACGGATACGTGTGGCGGTAATAATGCCCAAAAGCTCTACCTGCTTACCGTCGTACTCGTACATGGTCATCTCTTCGCCCTCGGTCTGGATAATATCGCCGATATTGACCGTGCGCGCAGCAATCGCCCCTGCAAATTCGTCCAAAGGATGTCCGCTGATATACAGGCCCGTCATTTCCTTTTCATAAGAAAGCTTTTTCGCTTCGTCAAACTCCGGAATATCCGGCAGCACAATGCTCAGCGCCTCGAACTCCTGACCGGCGCTGTCAAAAAGCGAAATCTGTCCGCTTGCCTGCCGTTTTTTGAGCTGCACCGCGTCGCTGAGCACCCGCTCGTATACGGCCATCAGCTGCGAACGCTTTACGCTGAAGCAATCAAAACATCCCGACAAGATCAGGCTCTCCAGCCGTTTTTTGTTGAGCACATCCGCGTTTTTATTGACAAAATCCTCAAAATTCTTATATCCGCCATCCCGCCGCGTGATTACTTCTTCGATCGCTTCTCCTACATATGTGATCGCCGAAAGTCCAAACCGTACGCCGCCGTTTTCCGTGGTAAAGCGCATATCCGAGCGGTTGATGTCCGGCGGCAGTATCCTTACGCCCTCATGCTTTAAGGACTGGATATATTCAGCCAGCTTCTGCTTGCTGGTAATAAAGCTGTTAAGTAGCGCCGTCATGAATTCAACGGGGTAATAACACTTTAGGTACGCCGTCTGGTAGGCGACCACAGCATATGCGCACGCGTGCGATTTATTGAAAGCATAGTTTGCAAAGGCCATCATCTGGTCGAACAGGGCGGTCGCCGTCTTTTCGTCCATACCTCGGCGCACAGCGCCCTCGACGACAATTTTTCCGTCCTTTTCCTCTCCATAAATGAAAATCCTGCGTTCTTCTTCCAGTACGTCCTGCTGCTTTTTGCTCATGGCGCGGCGCACAAGGTCGCTTCTTGCCATCGAGTAACCCGCTACATCGCGTACGATACGCATGATCTGCTCCTGGTAAACCATGCACCCATAGGTATCGTTTAAAATCGGCTCAAGCATAGGATGCGCATAGTGAACGTTTTTATGATCGTTCTTGCTGCGGATATATTCCGGTATGCTTTCCATCGGGCCCGGACGGAAAAGGGATATTCCCACCATGATCTCATTGAGATCCGTCGGCTTTAAATCCTGCATCAGGGCGCGCATGCCGCCGCTTTCAAGCTGGAACATACCGTCCGTTTCACCGGTCGCAATCAGCTCGTATACCCTCTGGTCTTTGAGGTCGATATGCTCAATATCAATGTCCACTCCATGATTTTTCTTGATCATGGCGAGCGCGTCGCGAATCACGGTAAGCGTCCTCAGCCCCAAAAAGTCCATTTTCAAAAGTCCCAGGCTTTCCAGCTTTTTCATCGTATACTGCGTCATCACGCTTTCGTCCTTGGGGTTCTTTTGCAGCGGTACATATTCCGTAATCGGAGCGTCCGCAATCACTACGCCCGCCGCATGCGTGGAAGCATGCCTGGGCATTCCCTCCAGCTTACGCGCCACGTCGATAACCTGCT comes from Christensenellaceae bacterium and encodes:
- the pfkA_2 gene encoding ATP-dependent 6-phosphofructokinase; translated protein: MKKRIGILTSGGDTPGMNAGIRSVVMAADAAGFSVMGIKKGYAGLIEGRVERIKTEDVDGIVEEGGTILKTARCEEFKTSEGQQKALKVIKAFDISGVVVIGGDGSFQGAKVLSHLGVPTIGIPGTIDNDLAYTDYTIGFDTTVNGVTSEMSKIRDTMNSHERVGVIEVMGNKCGDIALYAGIAGGAEHIIIPEVEFDIDHICEKIMSDRIKGKMTSIILIAEGAGKGEAVANYMRAKANLDAKAIVLGYTQRGGTPSAADRIRATQMGVRAVQLLSRGIGNRVVGICDNKTIDEDIDEALKKELVFKKDMYDEFLMMSENL
- a CDS encoding glycerol dehydrogenase, with the translated sequence MRNINTFAVPDGVKIGSGILYQKLKEFLKPTDRVMLIVDKTVDALYGNDVYENLSSYCRDIKREFVHAGSLREALLMAYYIVNRDLDAVIAMGGGKVLDVGKYASTMSKRPFVSIPTSISHDGVASPIAVLRCDHGEVRSLDCQIPSYIIMDMDIISKAPRNMIIAGLGDLISNITALRDWEIAVRAGKAKMDDFAYIISGTAVRAILQYTEPSLDDIAFLTQLAESIVLSGLAMNISGNTRPSSGAEHLISHGIDALGKGTFHGLQAAMASVLVEYLHGGDYEFIRSFLKRFGIPASFEDLGLTYDDYVAAMRLAPTTRKNRYTILDEISLDDDNLKQIYHAVYGG
- a CDS encoding transcription attenuation protein MtrB gives rise to the protein MDISDKSTEEYVVIKALESGVNVIGMTRGKDTRLQHTEKLTAGDVLLAQFTDNISAIKISGKARILTKHGEIFSGDEEV
- the dnaE gene encoding DNA-directed DNA polymerase, which gives rise to MIDFTHLHVHTEYSLLDGASRLDELVARAKEMKMDALAITDHGVMYGVLDFYTAAKKAGIKPIIGCEVYVAQGSRFEKNAVAKEYAHLVLLCKDMTGYKNLMKLVSAGSLEGFYYKPRIDYDLLAEHTEGLVCLAACLAGDVQRLLVQNDYKGAKKMAEKLRDMFGEDFYLEIQDHGIEEQRRINPMILKLADETGIKLVATNDVHYVNKEDAYAQEVLMCIQTVTTIDAPSKMSFATEEFYLKSPKEMFQLFSHVPDALINTREVAEKCNLDFEFGSNHLPEFAVPEGYTNFEYLKHLAEKGLAERYAHIEPEIRERFDYELNTINDMGFTDYFLIVWDFVNFAKTNGIMVGPGRGSAAGSIIAYCLGITNIDPIEYNLLFERFLNPERISMPDIDIDFCYERRQEVIDYVTHKYGQDRVAQIITFGTMGARLVIRDVARVMRMSIADADKIAKMVPFELKMTIDKALERNPKLQAEYNNNPEAKQVIDVARKLEGMPRHASTHAAGVVIADAPITEYVPLQKNPKDESVMTQYTMKKLESLGLLKMDFLGLRTLTVIRDALAMIKKNHGVDIDIEHIDLKDQRVYELIATGETDGMFQLESGGMRALMQDLKPTDLNEIMVGISLFRPGPMESIPEYIRSKNDHKNVHYAHPMLEPILNDTYGCMVYQEQIMRIVRDVAGYSMARSDLVRRAMSKKQQDVLEEERRIFIYGEEKDGKIVVEGAVRRGMDEKTATALFDQMMAFANYAFNKSHACAYAVVAYQTAYLKCYYPVEFMTALLNSFITSKQKLAEYIQSLKHEGVRILPPDINRSDMRFTTENGGVRFGLSAITYVGEAIEEVITRRDGGYKNFEDFVNKNADVLNKKRLESLILSGCFDCFSVKRSQLMAVYERVLSDAVQLKKRQASGQISLFDSAGQEFEALSIVLPDIPEFDEAKKLSYEKEMTGLYISGHPLDEFAGAIAARTVNIGDIIQTEGEEMTMYEYDGKQVELLGIITATRIRPTKQKKMMANIVLEDLYAQIGVIAFPNVFADAESLIHNDSIVVVSGKITVSAQSGIELVAEKISAFVPDDAFFEGKQLYVKIAQDTPCDVDGLVHITSRYPGNSSVVVYVEKTGQKYKLTGGRSVAYRADLLDELKGYLGAENVVVK